From the Primulina tabacum isolate GXHZ01 chromosome 3, ASM2559414v2, whole genome shotgun sequence genome, one window contains:
- the LOC142541166 gene encoding metal tolerance protein 4-like → MEAECGGNAIDGSSGPKSPLLQRFKRSWSGSPRRGLSRRNSVNSLRSEFLARLPDKVRRAVDPESSSIVDFSRSHGLTKGEQDYYERQFATLKSFEEVDALMVTDNIDEENLDEQAQQERAMRISNYANILLLAFKIYATMKSGSLAIAASTLDSLLDLMAGGILWFTHLSMKNINIYKYPIGKLRVQPVGIVIFAAVMATLGFQVLIQAVEQLVENKNIEKMNVDQLIWLYTIMITAAVVKLALWFYCRNSGNKIVRAYAKDHYFDIVTNVVGLVAAVLGDAFFWWIDPAGAIILAVYTILNWSQTVLENAVSLVGKSSPPEVLQKFTYLAITHPGVKRIDTVRAYTFGVLYFVEVDIELPEELPLKEAHIIGESLQIKIEKIPEVERAFVHIDYECEHKPEHTIVAKLPNSDP, encoded by the exons ATGGAAGCAGAGTGCGGAGGCAATGCCATCGATGGTAGCAGTGGCCCCAAATCGCCGTTACTGCAACGGTTTAAGCGTAGTTGGAGCGGCAGCCCCCGCCGTGGACTTTCCCGCCGGAACTCCGTGAACTCGCTCCGCAGTGAATTTCTCGCCAGGCTTCCGGACAAGGTTCGGCGGGCGGTTGATCCTGAATCTTCTTCAATCGTCGATTTTTCCAGAAGTCATGGCCTAACTAAAG GAGAACAAGACTATTATGAAAGACAATTTGCGACCTTAAAATCATTTGAAGAAGTTGATGCTTTGATGGTAACTGACAACATTGATGAAGAAAATTTGGATGAGCAAGCACAACAAGAGAGAGCCATGAGAATCTCGAATTATGCTAATATTTTACTTCTGGCATTTAAG ATCTATGCTACCATGAAGAGCGGATCACTAGCCATTGCTGCTTCAACCTTGGATTCTTTACTTGATCTTATGGCTGGAGGAATTCTTTGGTTCACCCACCTTTCAATGAAaaacatcaacatatacaaATATCCTATTGGAAAGTTGAGGGTGCAGCCAGTTGGCATTGTTATATTTGCTGCTGTGATGGCGACTCTTG GTTTTCAGGTGTTGATCCAAGCAGTAGAACAACTggtagaaaataaaaatattgaaaaaatgaATGTCGATCAGCTAATATGGTTATACACAATAATGATCACAGCGGCTGTTGTAAAACTTGCTTTGTGGTTTTACTGCAGAAATTCTGGAAACAAAATTGTCCGTGCTTACGCAAAG GATCATTATTTCGACATAGTGACAAACGTGGTGGGATTAGTTGCAGCTGTTCTTGGTGATGCATTCTTTTGGTGGATTGATCCAGCTGGTGCCATCATCCTTGCAGTTTATACAATCTTGAATTGGTCTCAAACTGTTCTAGAAAATGCAG TGTCACTAGTGGGAAAATCTTCTCCTCCCGAAGTACTGCAGAAATTTACATATCTTGCAATAACACACCCTGGGGTCAAGCGTATTGACACAGTTCGTGCTTACACATTTGgtgttttgtattttgttgaG GTTGATATTGAACTTCCAGAAGAGTTGCCCTTAAAAGAAGCTCACATCATTGGGGAGTCTCTCCAGATAAAGATCGAAAAAATTCCCGAAGTGGAAAGGGCATTTGttcatattgattatgaatgTGAACACAAGCCAGAACACACCATCGTTGCCAAGCTTCCAAACAGTGACCCTTGA